A stretch of Physeter macrocephalus isolate SW-GA chromosome 8, ASM283717v5, whole genome shotgun sequence DNA encodes these proteins:
- the LOC102973890 gene encoding ubiquitin carboxyl-terminal hydrolase isozyme L3-like, whose protein sequence is MEGQHWLLLEANPEVINQFLKQLGLHPNWQCVDVYGMDPELLSMVPKPVCAVLLLFPITEKYEVFRTEEEEKIKSQGQNITSSVYFMRQTISSACGTTGLIHAIANNKDKMYFESGSTLKKFLEESASLSPEEQAIYLENYDSIRVTHETSDHEGQTEAQNIDEKVDLHFITLVHVDGHLYELDGRKLFPINHGETSDKTLLEDATEVFKKFMKRDPDERRFNAIALSAA, encoded by the coding sequence ATGGAGGGTCAGCACTGGCTGCTGCTGGAGGCCAATCCCGAGGTCATCAACCAGTTTCTCAAACAATTAGGTCTACATCCTAACTGGCAGTGTGTTGATGTATATGGAATGGATCCTGAACTCCTTAGCATGGTACCAAAACCTGTGTGTGCAGTGTTGCTTCTCTTCCCTATTACAGAAAAGTATGAAGTATTCAgaacagaagaagaggaaaaaataaaatctcagggACAAAATATTACCTCATCAGTATATTTCATGAGGCAAACAATCAGCAGTGCCTGTGGAACAACTGGACTAATCCATGCTATTGCCAACAATAAAGACAAGATGTACTTTGAATCTGGATCAACCTTGAAAAAATTCCTGGAGGAGTCTGCATCACTGAGCCCTGAGGAACAAGCCATATACCTGGAGAACTATGACTCCATTCGAGTTACTCATGAGACTAGTGACCATGAAGGTCAGACTGAGGCacaaaatatagatgaaaaagtaGATCTTCATTTTATTACATTAGTTCATGTAGATGGGCATCTCTATGAATTAGATGGACGGAAACTATTTCCAATTAACCATGGGGAAACTAGTGACAAAACTTTATTAGAGGATGCCACAGAAGTTTTCAAGAAGTTTATGAAACGTGACCCTGATGAACGGAGATTCAATGCCATTGCTCTTTCTGCAGCATAG